acTGTATTCTCTGTATCCCTGTCTGAATTATAACATTTGATGCCATAATTCTTTTGTGGGTTTCCCTGCCCAGGGACTGCTAATTGGCTAACTCTGGGAGAGTCAATAACTGTCCATGCCACtgttaaataaagaaacaaacacattaagtTATATATGTGTTACAATTCACTCTGCAACACAACCTGTAAACGCCCAACAGACCCAAAAGAGCGAAGGACGGTCCTCCACATGTAGCTCATGATCATGTGACTGTGTGATGATATTCTCTACTGCTGTGCAGTGGCAAGTCAGAAATATTGTTCTTGTGATCTATTTCAAATCCTAAGAGCATGTGACACAGAATATACTCATAAATATTGGACAAAATGTACTGCAAAAAGTAAAGTCTGCTCATTGTGATTAATCTTAGTAAAGCGTTCCCCTCTGTCTGGCAGTCCACTGCTTTATTCCAGAATGAAATACCCCAACAACTAATGCATGGCTTGCCATAAAAGTTTGCACATATATTTATGTTCCTCGGAGGATTTACGCCACTGACATTGGCAATCCACTGACTTTTCCTGTAGTGCCACCACCAGgttcttacttttttgtgaaaacCACTGAGgtatgacattttgtacagatatTCCCGAGCCGAGTACAGATCTTCACGAACTACTGTGATGATCCTCTGATTTTTCCTGTTCTCAGGTTAGTATCTCAGGTTATGTCATATGCTAGATAGATTGGTACTAAACTTGGTATATTTTCTTACTATGGCCTTTGGTACACACTTATGGTTCCCCTCAGGATACATTGATCTAACTGCGGTTATCTCTTAACATTTCATCTATCACATCATCCCTTTTCTTTATTCCAACACCCGTGCAGATCTGCAAAAGCGGTCGACGGATCTATAGACATGCACAATTTGTGTCCAAGTTAAAAACCCTTTCTGTTTCAAAGGTCAATGATCACCTACATCAACTGAAGTATGACACACATTAATAAATCAGTGCTTGTTTATGCTTTTGTCACCTTGGTGAATAGGAACactgcagatatgcaaatggAAGCATGACGAGAGTTTTCCTTGATAGTGAATTTGTTTACGACTATTTGTTTATGGTCAGGAGCTTCCTGACCATTGGTCATTCCTGTAGTTAAATATTATCATTAATTTGTCATGTAGTACTCCACCACAGCAGGCAATTATGTTGCCATATTCCTGATTATACTCATAAAAACACAGTTCCTACTGAtgaatgaaaaactaaaaactaaagcATTCTGCAATCTAGAATGATTTGGTTTAATTTGGTTCATATATGTATAAAGTATCTGCCACCCTCATATTGTTACGTACACCTTAATGATGACCACTATTTTGGACAACAGGTGCGGTCAGCTGAAATCACAGCCGAgctttctcctcctccagacAACACAGAAGGATGCCCGGTCTCTCCCAACAACAACACTTTGCATACAGATTTCCATATATTCCATTCATTTTGGGTGGAGGTCATTTAGATTTTTTCGGTCCCTTTGACTCCCTTGCTACcaaacaatcacaacaacacttCAGTCTGGCAGGATCTTATCTCTGTCTCCCATCATAGAGGACGAGGAGATGGCGATAAAGTGAGTTACTGCATATTTGATTATTGGGCCTTTACCATTTTCAACAGGCAACAGCTTACAGCAGCCATGTGGAAAATACCAAGGAGGTTTTCACTCACTGTAAGTCTCACTTTGCATTGTGCCTTAATTTCTGAAGCAGCTTGTAGTAATGTGAGGTTGCTGTCAGGTGCTCAATGCATTGAACCGTTTATAAGTCATcttacaacacaacacataatgTAAATGCTTAATAACTGGCAGTGTGGTTTGCAGGTGGTATGTGCTGTGGAGTTCACAGATAACTGGGCTAGTGATAGATCTTGATGCTCTTTTCAAGGGTAGATTGTGTTGCTTTCCCAAGGATCCACTGGGGGATGTTGAAACTTGGAGTGAGTCTGTGGACAAAGTCCTCAGTTGTAAAGGTGAGAGTCTCTTTTGATAGTTCATATATACTTGATTGTATGTATTGTTTCTTACCGGCTTACTGTCGTCTGTGATTTCTAGCCGGACAGATAGCTTTCCGGGAGTTCCTGAAGTCAGAGTACAGCGAGGAGAACATTCTCTTTTGGCTTGCCTGTGAGGAGTATAAAAAAATCAAGACGGTGCCAGAGATGATCTCCTCTGCCAACAGGATCTATTCAGAGTTTGTCCAAACAGAAGCGCCCAGACAGGTAAACGACTGCAAGTTGGAAAATTGCAAAACTGCAATGCAATGATTTGAATTCAGCAAGCCTGTAGTGATACTGCTGCAaagatgtgtatttgtgtgttttaggctggtaaaacttcaaaaaaatgtactttgcaCACAATTCAGAACATTATAGAGAATGATGAAAATTGTTGCCGTAAGACGCCCCCGGGCAATATTGTTTGATTCCAGATCAACATAGATTGCGGTACCAGAGAAAACATAACCAAGAACATCTCCCAGCCTTCCCTGACTTCGTTTGATACGGCACAGAAGCTCATCTACTCTCTGATGGCCAGGGATTGCTACCCGCGCTTCCTAAAATCTGACATCTATCAGGGACTCCTGAGGAGAACAGATTCAAGGTGACTGTTTTAAAACTGACAGCCTCTCAGACGAAGGCTCGTGAAAACTTCTCTCCAACTCTGATCTGCTGTGGCACTCTTTGATTTCAGTGTGGATAACAGGTTTATGCCATACAATCCAGATCCCAAGTGTAGCAGAAATAGCTTTTCTCAACCTGTGTGATTCAGTAGACAGTTGCAGCTCAAGATAATTTTGGCTTGTATTATACTTTATCTCTTTGATCATGTTAATATTCCCCATGAagttaattgtaaaaaaaaaatcctttattgtaAAGTATTATCAACACTTTAATTGATTATGCAAATATCAATCCTAATATACTCTGAGAAATTTAAAGTTCACATCCAAATAAATATGTGACTGTATTGTTAAACATCTGtctcatttttgtgttttcttgttctagttttttgaaatatcttaaaaacaaaatccacttAGTTACGTGACATTTGGGTGTGGTTATTTTGAATGTGATGCAAAtctcctttgttgttgttacagaagtctctctgtctgtataCTGTGATATGCTTATAATATGGTAAGAAAAATACACCAGATGGCAACAGAGTCCTTCAAACAGCATCATCATTAAGtgaacaagaacacacacaaaaaaaaaaaaactctttacacttcctctctctttgtgtggTGTAATTCTCAGCCACAGGTAGAAGACGTTGTGGAACTGTATGAATTTACCATGTCTCAAATTAAATTtcccagacacacagacattacaACTGATGACTATCTGAGGGGATTCAATTCACAACTTTGAATCAGATATGATGGGAAAATCTCCTTAATTAGTGCAGGACATGTTATACTGagttttaaatagtttattttggcagtttattttttgtcaagtAATAGACAAATTTACAAGCTTATgtaattttttatgtaaaaaacatacaaacaagaAGCACAATAAAGCAGGGCCACGTTTAGACATGTTCAGATCCACAAAAAGGAGTAAAATCAACATGCAGgatagaaattaaaataacatggggaataaaatgttaaagtttCATTGTTCCCTTTTAGCTTGGAGGACCTTTACATGTTTAttgtctgatgtgttttttatgtttggaAAGTGGAAGTAGCACAGCATCCATGTGCAGGCAGGGTGTTGGACAGAACATTCAGTTCTGTTTGTGTTGGTGGCAACTTAATGTGGGGGATTTATTTTAGGTTTCTGTACAACACACTGTTGTGCAGACTGCTCACCACAACTTCCTCCAGTTTAGACAACCCTGGTTGTACTCACCTCTTTGTAGGAGAAGGGTTAAATTCGTTGGGTACAGAATTGCGTTTGATAAACCACGTTGATTCTGCACTCGTTACATGTGCGGCAACGTGTAGCTCAGAACTGcaggaaatattaaatattgcaggAAGTGTGCAGAAAACATATAAATGAAAGAAACTTAGCAAAGTTATAGGCAGTTGATGGAGGAAACTCACAAACGTATGCTGCAACCTGCCTTCTGACACAAACCATTTCCTGTCAAGAAAACTGATATGAACACAGACAACGTGACAAAACCTTTTAGTTTTCATTCGATGTGTTGATTCAGATGTAATATTAATAGATATATATTAAAAATTCTATCATTACAGCATTTTTGTACATGCTTTAGCCCAGGCCTTTACTCAATATTGTTCTCTACATGTCTTGCAAAATATGTACACATTCTTGTACACATTGAAATGTGTTGCCATGGTTTTCAATTGTATCACAACAGTAGAGAACAGCTTGTAGACGTGAGGTAATGTGGGAATCACTGTGAACATCATGCCTGCATCTATTGTTAAAGTTACATTATGATAGGGTTAGAAGTAAAGCAGCTGTAAGTACAgattaattgaaaaatgaaagcaaaacagtGCAAAACAATGGCAGACTGAGGCACAAAAGCAGGATGACATTGAAATAAAAGGTAGGTACATCAAATAAATCAGGATGAAGTCGAATATTAAGTTatgacaaaaagtaaaagaatgaCAATTTGCAGGACATCCTGTAGAAACTCATTTTCTGAAgaaagttcccattcactcagaatatgttttttcttatcGTAAACTTAGGGTCGGTCGGTCCACCCCTTTGCTCCAGACTGAAATTACTCAAAAACTACTGAacggattgccatgaaattttaTGGACATTTATGGTCCCCAAAGGATGAATTCTAATGATTTTGGTGATCCCCTCACTCTTATGTCGCCAACAAGGCAtggcatttgtgtattttaatgaCAGGTCTCGACAACTGCTTGTTGCCAATctataacatgtcaaaataagCATCTAGTTCCGTGCTACTGCACAATTACACATTAAAAGCTTTGAATTGAGACTAAGATTTGTATATGACTACAAAAGGGGGTGCAAGAGTTAGACAAATAGGGACGTATTTTCAGTGCTGCTACCTTAACTGAACTGTAGTTTTGAGCAACTGACATTTTACCTTTTCAGTAAAGAAAACTATACTACTTAAGTCCACAGGAGATAAAAAGAAAGCATGCATGAAAGCTATTTGGCAAGGAGGGACAATCCTCTTTGAACATTTCATGAGCTGAAAGATCAGTTTTGGCCAAGGGTGTTTTTATATACAGCACTGACGGCTGAAAAATGTGAGTGTTGAATCATTCTGCATCACATATGAAAATCAGGAACTTGCATGATGTAGAAGGTTATTAGACATTCAGTCATGAAAGTGGTGTCCATTACTGACTGCTGCAGTGTATTTCTTAAACTTGGAGGGTGCCAGTGTTGGAAATGGGAGCATCAAGGTGATAGATCTTTCTTTATCCAGATGTTCAAGGATTAGGGCTGaggttttcaaatgtaattggCTAAAAGCAAATACAACAAGCTGTCAACCTGTCTGAAAAATTGTTCAACATAAAGTTCTcctaaaaaacagcaacaatttcaatttcagaAAGTCCTGATCAGTGTCATCTGCGTACATCATTATTACTGAACGTTGTCTTGAATGGAAACGCTGGGGCGTTTTAGTCACACAACCACAATGTCCCTGGTTTAGTTCTGGTGGGCGACTTGTGTGTTATGTCACGCCACTCTGTTACCCCCTATGTTTCCTATCTGAGAGACCTGAAAGATTTATGAAACCAAAGAACACACTGAGGTTAAGTCAAGAGTTACATGAGAAGAGATGCTGAATGACGAATTTTGAtacctttggacagagtcaAGCTCCTTCCTGTATTTATACTAATTTGAGTGGATGCTAGCTGTAGCTCTGCAGACACActtttggcaagaaagcaaataggCTTATTTCCCGAAATAGAAAATGTTGACCTATTgcttttaaatagtttaacTAGTTAACTAGCTAACATTTAGCTACCAAAAGCTAGTGGTCAGGTTTTACAGGTTTTGCTGCTGTAGAGTGAGGCAGTAGCAGCAAAAGCCCCTCAGTGTATTGTATTAGGTAAGTATTTTATTGCTAATGTTATAAGTTCACATTTTCGTTCGTAAGGGGAAGATTGTTTCCAAAACATGAAACAGTGGTTCAGCATTGGTTCTCGAGGCAGATTGCTCAGGAACAGATAATAAAGCATTTGCCTATCTGCTGTTGAATTTTCCACTGCCCCATTTGCATCGTCAgactaaaacaaacaagtatACAGTTCTAAGTACAGTACACAGACTGTAGTTGCAGCCTGCGTGGGTGAACGTCATACCCaacttcctctttttctgtggTTAGTTCAGCATGAGTTTGTAACGCTACTAACCAACCTCATTTCAGACATGTGCTGTACATAAATTAGTTGACACTGAGCAAATTCATCAAACAGACACAGCGGCAGTCGCAGATCTCACAACGCTCTTAGAGCAGCCCAACACACCCCCGCACAAAACATTGTTGCCATGCCGAGTCTAGTCGCATCACCATCAAGGGAGCTGAAGCAACTCACCATGGACATTAATAACAagaagaggtaattattttTATCACAACTGATGTTGATGGTCaacctttttaatatttagtaTTGACCATGTTAGTTAAATAACCATTGTTGGTTCGTGTTTTGGTTGACCAGAGGAGGAAACCTGAAGTCTCGGCTGCAGTGCAGATCATCTCAAGCTGAAAACATTGACGGGTAAGTTAAGAAAAGCTTTCCATTGGACACTAAACATCTAAACTGTTGGCATGTGAGTGACAGTGCACTCCTGTTTTGCAGGCTTTGTTCAGAGGAGATGTCCCAGTGGTCACATTCACTAGAGAGACTTCTGTCATCCAAATGTAAGTTAGTCAATAAGGAGTCCCATAATCAAATTTCATTGTCACTATTCTTCCTCAACGCTAGCTA
The window above is part of the Etheostoma cragini isolate CJK2018 chromosome 12, CSU_Ecrag_1.0, whole genome shotgun sequence genome. Proteins encoded here:
- the rgs1 gene encoding regulator of G-protein signaling 21 isoform X1 — translated: MWKIPRRFSLTGRLCCFPKDPLGDVETWSESVDKVLSCKAGQIAFREFLKSEYSEENILFWLACEEYKKIKTVPEMISSANRIYSEFVQTEAPRQINIDCGTRENITKNISQPSLTSFDTAQKLIYSLMARDCYPRFLKSDIYQGLLRRTDSR
- the rgs1 gene encoding regulator of G-protein signaling 21 isoform X2; this encodes MAIKLCCFPKDPLGDVETWSESVDKVLSCKAGQIAFREFLKSEYSEENILFWLACEEYKKIKTVPEMISSANRIYSEFVQTEAPRQINIDCGTRENITKNISQPSLTSFDTAQKLIYSLMARDCYPRFLKSDIYQGLLRRTDSR